From the genome of Deinococcus sp. AJ005, one region includes:
- a CDS encoding DUF1775 domain-containing protein: protein MQKILTLSAALLLSFAAAHATVRTEAGTSESAAGKSETYRLNVPVEKELATTQVRLVIPAGVGISRFQVTPGFARTVTKNADGLVTEVVWKGDIASMEYARFFFQAVNPAQPGELVWKVYQTYADGSVVAWDDTQPDKTPASHTTVK from the coding sequence ATGCAAAAAATTCTGACCCTGTCCGCTGCTCTGCTGCTGTCCTTCGCCGCCGCCCACGCCACCGTCCGCACCGAGGCGGGAACCAGCGAATCCGCCGCCGGAAAATCCGAAACCTACCGCCTGAACGTCCCCGTGGAAAAGGAACTGGCTACCACCCAGGTTCGCCTTGTCATCCCCGCAGGCGTGGGTATCAGCCGCTTTCAGGTCACGCCCGGCTTTGCCCGCACCGTGACCAAAAATGCCGACGGACTGGTGACCGAAGTGGTCTGGAAGGGTGACATTGCCTCGATGGAGTACGCCCGCTTCTTTTTTCAGGCCGTCAATCCGGCCCAACCTGGCGAACTGGTCTGGAAGGTTTACCAGACCTACGCCGATGGCAGCGTGGTGGCCTGGGACGACACCCAGCCCGACAAGACGCCCGCCAGCCACACCACCGTCAAGTAA